The DNA window tcagcgtttttcaactcatgattttgaaatgtttgcacactctgtatggactattctcattttaattgatgaaaaaaaaatgttttaaaggaaaatataatgtgtgttttgtaaatataaaggtagttccgtatcaaacttaataatTACCAAAGCACACGAAcctctacacaatttcttatagccttttatagccaatggcgataaagtgtaaagcccggcgataggaactacagcccgactgtatacttttttatagcttcgtacaGCCCGGATATATGATTtcctccgctttctacagctagctatatgattttctattgccttctttagccggctataaggattcctatagtattttgaaacgcagctcctatcgccaatttttaccagggtttatcTAACAATAAGACATTGTTGAAAAACAACGCTGAGCTATTTCGGTGTTTCAGCAGGTACACGGAAAAATTAtatcgctgatttaacaattttgttgtTAAAAAAGTAACCGAAACGTTCAATGCAGATTTTACAAACACCTCCGCGGTTAAATTAGCTTCCCACTATTATAaagtgtacatttgaaacatgtcggacaaattgtttaacaatttaattgtattaaatcagcaatctaTTGTTTTTCCGTGTACACGTTTTTGAAAAAGCCTTTCACGGATAGCTCTCATCTGGTTAAAAACACCCATTAGATTTAGTAAGTTGCACGTCTTTTATTTTTCGACAGGACGATGACACCTCAGGCAAAGACCAGGACTTAAAAGGCAGGGACCCAGAGGATGgtggagaggaagaaggaggcGGGAAGAGCGACGATGAGGAGGATCCAGATGGAAAAGGGGCAAAAGGAGACGAGGAAGGTGAGGGAAGCGGAGAGGAGGAAGGCTCACCagaggaggaaggagaagatGAGAAAGACCCAGACGTGCCGGTAAGTTCTTCCTTTCTCCTCGTTCTTTCTGCTATCGAAGGTAAAAAGGAAACAAGCGTGGCCGGACAGAGCCGGACCCGGCTttgcaacatcggatttcctaaatttaaacctatgttgaataatcgattcttgtcggagtacctagcccctccaaggatcgatacatttccataggataaaagggaaaaacaatgttgccaatttgctgaatccgccaataAAAGATCTTAGTGTAcgaaagataattttttcaagtagGGTTGAGAAACCAGAATTTGAGCTTTCTATGAAAAATACTCTCTACAGTCCTAAAAAGTCAGTTTCCTGCTATTCAGTTAGTACTTGCATCAATTCGTCGTCTTCCTagcataagggcgtaactacactttgagatgaACCGTGTTGTCCATATAATGCTTTCCCGGGCCCATCTCTAGGTGTAGTTCCGCCCTTATGTGAGCAAAGCGACGAATTGAAAAAGTAATGTTCCTTTACAATCCAAAAATTTCGAATCATGATTTAGCAAATTATAATTTTGGATAAACACTCCCGAAAATACCAGATTTTGAGCTGCAAACTTCAACCAAAAATGGACTGCTAGTCAAAGAGTAAATATAAGCATAATGATACACGTTTTCAAACCAACATTTCATGTGAAACACAATTTAAGCAAAGAAAATTACTGGAACCAACTCCTAATTAAGCTATAACCCTTTTAATCGACATTTTAAtcgacgtgaaattttgattataaaaggtaatgtagcatcgcgtccatgatattggactccatgctcagctatatgatattcggttgctcatcacgtccaagatcttggactccatgctcactttaattagggataattttttcgaaaaatcgaagtgagcatagcgtccaaaattgtgggacgcaggtattctctgacaatataggagcatggggtccaaaaatgtattaagacaattttggtgaattaaagacaaaaaaatgtgttctcgaaaaaaattgtgcattgcttaggttgggttaggtaaggttaggtaaggttaggttaggttaggttaggttaggttaggttaggttaggttaggttaggttagtttagttcAGGTTAGATTGGATAAGCaaagtatacgattttctatcatgatgaactttaaaactaagggaggtctacttgcttttggactccatgctcaagcaaagaagtgagacgtttagcgatgagcatggagtccaagatcttggacgagatgagcaggtaagtatatcaaggatgagcatggagtccaatatcttggacgcgatgctacataatcttATAAAACATGTATCCATGGATGCTTCAGTTTGCCTATTGTCTAGTCGTCCATGCTAAATGCGTCTGTGCTTTTAGATGCATTTTTCTAATGAcattgttttgttttcattccAGCTTGTTGTGCCTCCTAAAATACCGGTGAGTATCCTTTTATTTTCTCGTCAAACTTCTCTGATTACCTTTTTATATGAACATATAGTCCATGATTTTGGAGAGAAGGTTTTTTCCTGGTTTGAATCCACAAGTGGCACGGGCGTCGCTATTTTCTGAGGGCATTTAAATAGACATTTCCTCTTCACAATTAATGAGGAAAGTTTCTCCATTTTTCAAGAATGCGCTAATCTAGGCtataaacatttgaatttgCATTTCTAAAGCTGTTCCGCCGTGCagcgcaaaaacgccgtaaacgttatttcacattttttaggaaacaatgtatcatagcagaaaaacttgtgtaccttgggacaatatttttacagaattcttttgcaaatcgtgtacagaacttaacttgaaaatttgaggtgcatggataaaacagtttttattttataaagtgttaagttccaaaaaacgagggaaaatcttgatggatttacggtgttcttgcctagcacggcagtgttataCCTGCGATAAAACTCTCGGCCAGAAAGGCCGAACACGTTCCATTCACTAACCCCTTTTCATAATAATTCCCcatgattggacgtatttctatcaaacagatttatgtgaaggtgagaaacatgaggtgtgctcgtcagttctctggccgtaagagtgaatgagaataataaagcgccagtgacgtcaacggagatggatgccGTCGTGCAGCTCGCCTCGTttgtcattaactcatgagccctgtccacaacgcacATATACCATGCCCGCGGCACATATATCCCGCATTCATTTggcacgtagttctgtttgCTGAATTCAAAATCCCACTTTTTCAATTCCTTAAAAGGAATcatgcccacttttacattgtttctcatgcagctttctagagcacaccccatgttTCTCACCTGCACGTAGTTctgtttaatagaaatacgtccaattgaataATTTGATTCCATTACTCTCCAGTTCGGTTCATTTTTTTGCGAGCTTCGCCAAATCTTACAGCTCATCTCTATCAATCGATTGCCGTATGTGATTTCTTTCATATGTTCCAGCGCCACAAGCCGAAGCGGGTGAACGTTCCACTTCGCTTGTTCTTGATGAACGTTCAGAGGTACGGTTACAAGGCTGCCAAATACCCGTACGCCTCGCCGTGGCCGAACATGTACGGCAAGTACGGACGAACGCGTGCAAAGAAAAGAGGAGGCCGGAGACGAAGTAGACAGCGCGCGCGCGGCTATGGTTACGGTTATGGTTATGGTGGAAAATAGGAGGCATCGCTCTCTACGTGATCTATCAGTATTATCTGGCTGCGATCTTAGGGATTAGAgtcgcaaaaatttgcaaatatgcAATAATTCAAAAGGTAACCTCGAGGTTGAGGCATAGGGACTGTGAGAAAACTTGaaatattttgagagaaaatttcaaaacttaagttctgagaaaaaattcaaatgtagaGGAAAACCAAAGCGTGCCAACCAACAAATATGCTCAAAGAGATGAATCGGTCAAAAAACCGATCCGTCTTTGGTTCTGGTACTTACATCAGATACTATGAAAAATTACTTCATTATTTGCACTTCCGTGCTGAAGTGCAAAGAGTGTTAATTATATATAAATTATAAGTACACTTTAACTTTCTACAATTAACTTTATAGCTTTCTAACAAAAGGTTAAAACtatattcaagtaaaaatcaccgAGGACAAAAGAACATTGATTACTACGCCCTCTGGTACGCCTGCattttctttgttctttttaaTAAGTAGATATTTTCAAATGCTGTGCCGAGGTCATTTGCTGGATGTAAATACAAATTACTTGATAATTAAATATCATTCAGGTAAGAGGggtataaaaatatttacatttttaaaagtcatTTATTAGAAAGAAGAGACACATTGAAGTACATTGATATTTGTAAGAGTGTTTGAGCAGATAACATAGATTCAGAAGCAGAGCTacagttt is part of the Bemisia tabaci chromosome 1, PGI_BMITA_v3 genome and encodes:
- the LOC140224263 gene encoding uncharacterized protein isoform X7, which produces MTSISVIGLVSFALFAFQCPEQLVECQDPPADGASRYYYPPENNPYFKAADAPSPDADPDADPGSDSAGPKDPAKAGPGDPSPEDDDAAGGPDAGKGKGAEDSDGADDPKGASDPDADADDAGGGADKGGKPPADDDTSGKDQDLKGRDPEDGGEEEGGGKSDDEEDPDGKGAKGDEEGEGSGEEEGSPEEEGEDEKDPDVPLVVPPKIPRHKPKRVNVPLRLFLMNVQRYGYKAAKYPYASPWPNMYGKYGRTRAKKRGGRRRSRQRARGYGYGYGYGGK
- the LOC140224263 gene encoding uncharacterized protein isoform X6, with product MTSISVIGLVSFALFAFQCPEQLVECQDPPADGAKLGKVTTNFLNGDYDEELNKLKGIQKIGRALGFGGGQPNKDNPDSRYYYPPENNPYFKAADAPSPDADPDADPGSDSAGPKDPAKAGPGDPSPEDDDAAGGPDAGKGDDDTSGKDQDLKGRDPEDGGEEEGGGKSDDEEDPDGKGAKGDEEGEGSGEEEGSPEEEGEDEKDPDVPLVVPPKIPRHKPKRVNVPLRLFLMNVQRYGYKAAKYPYASPWPNMYGKYGRTRAKKRGGRRRSRQRARGYGYGYGYGGK
- the LOC140224263 gene encoding uncharacterized protein isoform X8, which gives rise to MTSISVIGLVSFALFAFQCPEQLVECQDPPADGAAADAPSPDADPDADPGSDSAGPKDPAKAGPGDPSPEDDDAAGGPDAGKGKGAEDSDGADDPKGASDPDADADDAGGGADKGGKPPADDDTSGKDQDLKGRDPEDGGEEEGGGKSDDEEDPDGKGAKGDEEGEGSGEEEGSPEEEGEDEKDPDVPLVVPPKIPRHKPKRVNVPLRLFLMNVQRYGYKAAKYPYASPWPNMYGKYGRTRAKKRGGRRRSRQRARGYGYGYGYGGK
- the LOC140224263 gene encoding uncharacterized protein isoform X5, with the translated sequence MTSISVIGLVSFALFAFQCPEQLVECQDPPADGAIQKIGRALGFGGGQPNKDNPDAADAPSPDADPDADPGSDSAGPKDPAKAGPGDPSPEDDDAAGGPDAGKGKGAEDSDGADDPKGASDPDADADDAGGGADKGGKPPADDDTSGKDQDLKGRDPEDGGEEEGGGKSDDEEDPDGKGAKGDEEGEGSGEEEGSPEEEGEDEKDPDVPLVVPPKIPRHKPKRVNVPLRLFLMNVQRYGYKAAKYPYASPWPNMYGKYGRTRAKKRGGRRRSRQRARGYGYGYGYGGK